ATTCGGACTGGTCCTGCTAACTTCCGCATTGCTGGGATTTGAGCTGAACCACCTACCCGGGATACCGATAGACCCGGATTAATCGCCGGACGAACGCCGTTATTGAACAAGTTCGCTTCCAGATAAATTTGTCCGTCTGTTATCGAAATAATGTTTGTCGGAATATAGGCAGAAATGTCGCCACCTTGCGTTTCCACAATCGGTAAGGCAGTCAAAGTTCCGCCACCGTATTCTTCACTCATGCTGGCAGCACGTTCAAGTAAACGTGAGTGCAAGTAGAAGATGTCTCCAGGATAGGCTTCACGACCTGGTGGACGTCCTAACAGTAAACTGATTGTCCGGTAGGCAACCGCATGTTTCGATAAATCATCATAAATGACTAAAACATCTTTACCTTTATACATCCATTCTTCAGCAATGGCACAGCCTGCATAAGGTGCGATGTATTGAAGCGGCGCTGATTCGCTCGCTCCTGACATCACAACAGTGGTGTATTCCATTGCCCCTGTTTCTTGTAATGTTTTAATAATACGTGCCATAGTCGACGTTTTTTGTCCAATACCTACGTAGACACAGTAGACGTCTTTACCTTTTTGATTAATAATTGCATCAATCCCAATTGCCGTTTTACCGGTTTCACGGTCACCAATAATCAATTCCCGTTGCCCTTTTCCAATTGGAACTAAAGCATCAATTGCTTTGGTTCCAGTCTCCAAAGGTCTTTCTACCTCACGACGCATAATAACACTTGGCGCCTGACTTTCAATCTTACGATAACCATCTGGGGCAATGGCACCTTTCCCATCAATCGGTTCACCAAGTGCGTTAACCACGCGACCCAACATACCATCACCAACTGGAACTTCTGCCATGCGGCCTGTCAGTTTTACAGGGTCACCCTCTTTGATACCCGCATCGGACCCAAGAATCACCACTCCAATACTATCGCTATCTAAGTTCAATGCCATTCCGGTTGTACCGTCTGCAAATTCAAGCAGTTCGCCACTCATAGCGTTCTTCAGTCCGTGAACTTGGGCAATTCCATCTCCGACTTGGATAACAGAGCCTGCTTCAGTAAATTCCATTTGATTGGAATAGGCTTTTATTTCTTCTTTTAATATTCTGCTTATTTCTTCAGGATTTACTTGCATCCATAGCCCCTCCTCTCTTTAATCGCTCTTTCATTCTCAATAATTCTGTGCGTAGTGTACCATCAAATACCTGACCATCCACTAAAATGTAGAATCCGCCCAAGACATCGGGGTCAACCACTGTCTGAATGGGCACCGTCTTATTCAAACGTTTTTTCAAGATACTGTGGATATGAGAAAGTTCTTGTTCAGTCAGCTCTTTGGCCGAGACAACCCGTGCTTCAACAATTCCCAACTTCTGGTTGGCGGCATCAATAAATGCGTTCAACGCCGGAATAATGGCCTGTTCTCGTTGTTTATCGAACATGAGAAACAGCAGCCCCATCAGCTGCTCACTCACTTGATCGGCAAAGGTTGTTTTTAATAGTGCTTGTTTCTTTGCATTGGCAATATGTGGGTGTATCAGAAATTGTTCGACGTCTCTTTCACTCAAAGCATCACGGACACGTGCAACTTGCGCAACATCTTCTTTCAATGTTCCATTTTCTTCGGAGAGCTCCAACAGAGCATTTGCGTAACGATTCTCTAACTGATCCATGATGACTCCTCCAACTGAGCAATCATATCTTCAAAGTAGTCTGCTTGGGCTTTATCGTCCAAGTTCTCTGCCAAATATTTCCCGGCAATAACTGAAGAGAGCTCAATAATATGGAGACGCGATTCTTCTTTCAGACGTTCTTTATCTCCAGCAATCTTCGCAAGCGATTGTTGCTTCATCTTGTCTGCCTCTTGAACAGCTTCTTCCAGAATTACTTTTCTCTGATCATTTGCTTCTACTCGCGCCGCTTCCAGGATTTCAGTCCGTTCTTTTTCAATTTCAGTTATTTTCGTTTCGTATTCAGCTATCAAAGCCGTTGCTTTAGCCATTGTCTCTTCTGCCTCGTCACGACTATTTTGAATGCGGTCACTCCGCTTCTCCATAAATTCTTTGACAGGCTTATAAAGTAGATAGGTGAGTACAGCAGCCAAAACAATCCCATTGAATAATTGGAAACCGATTTGTATAAGTGTCTGAGCATCCAGTCCGAATACACGACCTTCCGGTACTGCTTGAGTGGAGAGAATTATTAGTTTATTCAATTCTCACGTCCTCCTTCCCTCAATCTTTCAATCTGTTCGCGCATCCCTTATTACAGTAAGCTGACTAATGTATCAATCAGTGGGTTCGCGAATAGCATGATGATTGCGATTAGAAGACCGTAAATACCTGATGTCTCAGACATAGCCAAACCAACGAACATTGTTGAACGAATGTCATCTGCCGCTTCTGGTTGTCTTCCAATTGATTCGATTGCCTGTGCTGCAATTTTTGCTTGCCCAAAAGTAGTAAGTACCCCGTTAAGTAAAGCGATTGCCGCCGCAATATGTACAATTCCAATTACTGTTGCTAATGATTCCATGTTGTAATTCCTCCATTATTTGGTTTTTTATTTTTATTCTGCTGCACCTTTTACATACATCAAACTTAAGATGACAAAAATATATGTCTGCAATGCTCCAAAGATAATATCAAAGAACGCATGCAGCAAAGCCGGAATCCCTATTTGTGTAAAATAAGGCATCAAGCCATAGTAGAGAGTTAATATGATTGTCCCTGACAACATATTTCCGAAAAGACGGAAACTCAATGACACCGGTTTTGCGATTTCACCAATCAAGTTGAGTGGGAAAAAGATAAAGTGCGGGTCAAAGAAACTTTTTAGGTATGCTCCCTTTTGGTGTTTGAATCCCATCCCGAGCATCAAGATAAAACTGGCAAATGCTAAAGCAAAGGTCGTTGCCCAATCAGCTGTCGGTGCCCGTAGACCGAAAATACTCATCAGGGCACTGAACAAGACAAACATGAATACCATGAAATACCAAGGAGCGATATAAGAAAGTTTCTTACCTAATGTGTTGGTGATGAAGTTATCGAACATTTCAATAACGGCTTCAATTGCATTTTGAAAGCCTGCTGGGATTTCTTTAAACTTCTTCAATTTAGAGCGTGTATAGAGAGCAATCAGTGTTAATACCAACATAATGATCCAGGTATTGACGATTGTTTCTGTAATCCAAATATCGATACCAAAGATATTCCAAATTGCATAGTTTTCAATATTTAACACGCATGATTCACCTCCTCTTCCTTATTATGTTCCAACAACTTATTTTCTCCTATAGATAAGCTGTTCGAGGTACAATGCCAATTGAAAAGCAATGATACCGGCTGCCACGCCCCATAAACTGACTTGTGGTACGACCGCTCCTGTGAAAAGAACTACTCCAGTGACGAAAAGACGGAATAATTGCTGTAAACTTACATAATTTCCAGCTTTTTTCTTGTCCATTCCCAATGCGCGATCGACTGCGCGTTCCAACACAAACACTTTCCAAATGCTGACACCTGTCCCAAGCAACGTGCCTAATAAAAAGGGTAAAAATGCCAGGGAACGATAATAAATAAAAGAAGCAACTACGAATAGTGCCGCGATTCCTACAATGGTTATTATCATTCGCTTAGCTAATGGTGATACTTTCATAAATCTCCCTCTTCCTTATGTTTGTCTTCATCTGACCAATTAAACAAAGATTTTATCGCTGCTCCGACCCCAAAAAAGGAAAAGAGTAAGAGGAGCCACGGTGATGTATGGAAAAAGTTATCTAAAAATTTTCCCAAAAAAACACCTATTAATACAGATGCTGCCATCGTTACACCAACTTGGGAGAAGTTTGCAAGCGCCTTGGCAGTCTGATTCGTTTGAGTGGGTTTCTTTTCTTTATCTGGCTTAACCACAAAAAGCCCTCCTCACTGTTCTCCAAAGGAAAAAAGAGACATTCAGGAAGATTGTCAGTCTGTGAATGTCTTTTATCAATTGGCCCAACGTTGGTTATTGTTTTAATCTTGCGATAAATATTATAACACATTAATAACAATAGCATATAAATCCAGGCTCTGGCAACAAAGAATTCAAGTAAACCTAAAATTATTTGTTAAGTAAAGGTTAAGATTCTTAAGCTTTATTTAACATCCAAATCTTCTAACGCCTTCACAAATTCATTTTTCTTTTCTTTTGCATCTACTGAATCAATGTAGTTCATCGGGTTCCCGATGACTCGTAAATGGTGATGCAAATTTGTAAATTGAATCGGGGCGTCACCACCATATTCCCCGTCTAAATTTATCATGAGCCGTTGCCCATCCAATGATTCTGCTTTTACGAAGGACGTATGTTTATACAGAACGCGGGGATCGTCACAGTGCTTGCCATTCCGAATGAGCATACCGATTAGTTGTAAGATATCCAATATATTGGCCGTCTTAATGACAAACAAAGTAAAGGTTCCGTCCCCAATCGTTGCCCCTGGATCAATCGGTGAAACGCCACCGACCGTATTTGTCAAAGTGACAAAGAGCATGGACGCTTCCCCTTCGTATATACCGCCATCATAGGTAACTCGCATTTGAATAGGTTTCACTCGGGGCAACTTCTCAGCCCCCTTAATTAAGTAAGCAAGGTAGCCAAATAACGCTTTCATTTTGACGGGTGCTTCGTAGGTTATATCAGAGAGATGTCCTGCGGCTGCAATATTCATAAAGTATGTATTGCCGGTCTTTCCAATATCCATCGGGATGGCTTCTTGGGACACTAAGAAGCGGGCGGCTTCTAGCAAATCATGACGGGGTATTTGCAGAGACCGGGCATAGTCATTCGTCGTTCCAGCAGGAATAATACCAATCGTCGGGCGTTTCTCTAGCCCCGCGACCCCATTGATTACTTCACTGACGGTCCCATCGCCCCCTGCTGCCACAATCAAATCGAAGCCTGCTTGTGCTGCTCGCTTTGCTTCATTAGATGCTGATAAATATTCTGCGGTTGTTTCATACGTACTGGTTTCATAGCCAGCCTGTTCGAATATTCTTAAAATATCCAACAGATATTTAGTAATTTGTTCACGGCCTGAAGAAGGATTATATATAATACGTGCGCGCATACTGCACCTCCTTGGTCTTTGATTTTATTATACATTACTTTATGTACAAAAGAGGCTCGAAATGGTATGCTATTTCTTGTATTTTACACATCCCCCATTCAACTTTTTGTAAAAGTTGCTTAAATTAAATTATAAAAGGCATCTCTTCATGCTTTCATCTTGTTACCATTTTTTACCCTAGCACTTCCCTCTGGCTTTTTTCAAGAATCTCCCTTAATATATGTAGTAGTTATTTTATGTTAAACCACAACATATTGTGGTTTATTAAGATTGAGGAGTGATTCGAGTGGCTACTGAAATAAATTCTACTTTAAAGCATGGTTACGAACAATTGAACAAAGACATCGAACAATTTGATGCAGTATTCCCGATTACCGAGGATATGAATATTACTTATAATGGCGTAGCGCGCTTAGTTATGTTGGACCGCTACTCTTTCAAAGATACAAAGAAAACGACCCTTAAAGAAGGCGACTTCGTTCTCTTAACGGTTAAAGAAGATCCGAAGTACCCAGCACGCGGTACTGGTACGATTGTTTCTTTGGACTGGGAAAAAGGTGAAGCACTTGTTCAAGTTTCTGAAGAATACCGTGCAACAATTGACACATTCAGTGAAGCTGAAGACGGCATTGTAAAACGTGCCATCATTACTTTGGACAAGCCCTTGGAGCTATACTATGAACAAATCGCAATGCGTAATGCGCACGGTTTGGCACAAGTAGAGATTTCTCCTGAAAAACGTTATGAAGCTTTTGTAAAATTCTACGAAGAACAAAAAGTTAAAAACTTTATCCCTGCAGGACGCGTCTTATATGGAGCAGGTTCTGGTACGGATGTCACATACTTTAACTGTTACGTAATGCCAATGGTTCCAGACTCACGTGGTGGCATTTCTGACCACCGTAAAAAAGTAATGGAAATCATGAGCCGTGGTGGTGGTGTTGGTACGAATGGTTCGACACTCCGTCCGCGTCACGCATTAGCACGTGGGGTTAATGGTCGTTCATCCGGTTCTGTTTCTTGGTTGGATGATATCGCGAAATTAACGCACTTGGTTGAACAAGGCGGTTCCCGTCGTGGTGCACAAATGATCATGTTGACAGATTGGCACCCAGATATTATCGAATTTATCATTTCAAAAATGCAAAACCCACGTATTTTACGTTACATCATCGAGAACTTCGAAGATGAGCAAATTCGTACGTTGGCGCATAACAAATTGAGATTTACGCCATTTTCACCAAAAGAAACAAACATGTACACAGGAATCTTGAACTACAAAAATATCCCTGGTAACGGCGGATTTGATGATTCTGTGATTCGTGATGCTGAATTGAAATTGCGTGATGGTGGTACATATACAGTTAATGATTCTGAGTTCCTAACCGGAGCAAACATTTCTGTTTGTATTACCGATGAATTCATGGCAGCTGTTAAAGCTGACGCTGAATACGAACTACGCTTCCCGGATGTTGAAAACTACTCTGAAGAAGAAATGGCACATTACGATGCTGAGTGGGTAAATGTTGGTGATGTTCGTGAATGGGAAGCTGCCGGCCATGCCGTACGTGTTTATCGTTCCATTAAAGCACGCGAATTGTGGAAATTAATCAACGTGTGTGCGACATACGCTGCTGAGCCAGGAATCTTCTTCATCGACAATGCAAACAAAATGACAAATGCGCAAGCATATGGTCAAAAAGTTGTTGCTACAAACCCATGTGGTGAGCAACCTCTTGCTCCTTACTCTGTTTGTAACTTGGCTGCTGTTAACTTGGCAGAAATGGTTAATAAAGACTTACAAATGGTCGACTTTGCGAAATTGGAAAAAACAGTTCGTATGGGCGTACATATGCAAGATAACGTTATTGATTCAACGCCTTACTTCTTGGAAGAAAACCGTATCCAAGCACTTGGCGAACGCCGTGTTGGTTTAGGAATCATGGGATTAGCAGATATGTTAATCTACTGTGGTGTCCGCTACGGTTCTGAAGAAGGAAACCAATTAATCGATCAAGTATTCCAAACAATCGCCGTAACTGCTTACGAAGAGAGTATTGAACTTGCGAAAGAACGCGGAAGCTTCCCGTTCTTAGTTGGTGAAACAGGTCGCGAAACACAAGAATTGCGTGAGAAATTCGTTAACTCTGGTTTCATGAGCCGCATGCCTGAACACGTTCGTGAAGGCGTCTTGAAATACGGTATCCGTAACTCTCACTTGTTGACAGTTGCGCCTACTGGTTCGACTGGTACAATGGCCGGTGTTTCAACTGGTTTAGAACCTTACTTCAGTTTCTCTTACTTCCGTTCTGGACGTTTAGGTAAATTTATCGAAGTAAAAGCTGAAATCGTTCAAGAGTACTTGGACCGCAATCCAGATGCTGACCCAGATAACTTGCCGGACTTCTTTACTACTGCAATGGCATTATCACCAGAAGAACACGTGGATGTTCAAACAACGATCCAACGTTGGGTAGACAGTTCTATTTCTAAGACAGTAAACGCCCCGCGCGGTTACAATGTTGAACAAGTAGAGAAAATCTACGAGCGTCTCTATGATGGTGGTGCTAAAGGTGGTACGGTTTACGTTGACGGAAGCCGTGACTCACAAGTACTAACTTTGAAAGCAGAAGAGAATCTTTTCGAAGATGATTATGAAGCAAACGAAAAAGAAGCCAAAAAAGTAAATAAAGATAAAACGTTCTTAGTTGAGTCGATTGTTGACCTGGAATCAACAGACGTAACGATTGGTAATGAAATTGGCGATACGTGTCCAATCTGCCGTATCGGTACGGTTGAAGATTTAGGTGGCTGTAACACATGTAACAACTGTGCAGCACAACTGAAGTGTGGACTATAAAAGAAGTGATTGAAGTCGTGAGCGGATTGCCGCTCGCGACTTTTTTGTTGTATTAGGGTTTTATAAGCTTCTGAGGGAACATCAATTGTTTTCACGTGTTTGTCTTATGTAAAGTAAAGTGAGCAATGATTGGTACTTCATTACCCAGTTCCGTTCCAAAGTGAGCAATGATTGGTGCTTCATTACCCAGTTCCGTTCCGCATACATACTAGTTTGAAGGAATAATCTGCCTAATTTTTGGATAGAGAGCTTGAGGCCTTCCTCTCCAAGCTGTCTAAGCTTCGAAACATTTAAAAGCGTGGTATACTTATTACACTAGAAATTAAAGGATTGAAAGATATGACAAGAGAAGAAATTCATAGTAAACTTGCGCTTCTGCCCGACTTGCCAGGTTGTTATATCATGAGAAATTCCGAAAATGAAATCATTTATATCGGTAAAGCGAAAAATTTACGAAGCCGTGTTAAGTCTTATTTCCAACAAAAACACGAGGGTAAAACAGCGCTCCTCGTTGCTGATATCGACCATTTTGAATTCATTGTAACGAAAACCAACAAGGAATCACTCCTGTTGGAAATCAGTCTCATTAAACAATACCAACCAAAATATAATATTAAGTTAAAACAAGGAACGATGTATCCTTATTTAAAAGTGACAAACGAAAAAGATCCGCAACTCATCATTACGTCTATCGTAGAAGATGACGGCGGTGTTTACTTTGGTCCCTATCCCCATGTCTATGCTGCTACGGAAACCCAACAGTTCATCCAGAAAGTTTACCCGTTGCGGAAATGTGCCCGCAATTCCAAACGTGCGTGTCTCTATTATTCGATGGGCCAGTGCATTGGTTGCTGCGACCATGACGTTACTCAAGAAGAATATGCAACTCAAATTCAAAAAATTAGCCGTTTCCTAAATGGCGAAGTGAAAGAAATCAAACAGAATCTCGTTGAAAAGATGCACGATGCTGCAGAGCGGTTGGATTTCGAGCAGGCTGCTGACTACCGTGACCAAATTCGTTACATTGAGACAACGGTTGAAAAGCAAACCATTATGTCGCGTGATTATACCAACCGTGATGTTTTTGCCTTCTTTATGGATAAAGGTTGGTTATCCATTCAAGTGTTCTTATTGAGACAGTCGACAATCATCAAACGTGAAGCTGCTCTTTTTCCTTGCTACGGAACGCCTGAAGACGAATTATTGTCATTTATTATGCAGTTTTACCAAGAACAAAATCATATTCTGCCAAAAGAAATATTGGTGCCGAAAGGGATTGACACAGAGTTGTTGGCGGAGACCTTGGAGACAACCGTTCGTATTCCCAAACGCGGGAACAAAAAAAGTATGCTCGACTTGGCAACGACCAACAGTGAACTGGCCCTCAATGAGAAGTTTTTGCTGATTGAGCGTTCTAAGCACAAAACAGTCGGAGCTATCCAAGAATTGTCCGAAGCGCTTGGAATCGCGTATATTGAGACGATTGAGGCCTTTGACCATTCCAATATCCAGGGTACAAATCCGGTTTCTGCCATGGTCGTTTACAAGGACGGGAAGCCGGAAAGAAAAGCGTATCGGAAATACAAAATAAAAACAGTTGAAGGCAGTCACGAATTTGCGACTACACAAGAAGTCATTCGTCGCCGTTACACACGGCTCTTGCGTGAACAGAAGCCGCTACCCGATTTGATTTTGATGGACGGCGGAAAAATACAAGTGCGTGCTGCCAAAGAAGTTCTGGAAGATGAACTCGGTTTGGATATCCCGGTTGCTGGTATGGTAAAAGATAACAAACACCGCACAGCTTCCCTATTATTTAACGATGAACTAGTGGAATTAGATCCGCGTAGCCAAGCATTCCATCTGGTGCAACGGATTCAAGATGAAGTCCACCGTTTCGCCATTACTTTCCACCGCCAAGTTAGAGGAAAAAACAGTTTCTCTTCCCAATTGGATCAAGTAGAGGGTGTCGGTCCGAAGACGCGGACCAAAGTTTTGAAACACTTCAAAACGATGAAAAAAATGCGCGAAGCCGAGCTCGAAGAATTTCAGAAGCTTGGCATCCCGTTAAAGGTCGCAGAAAACATCAAAGAATCATTTAAAACAGAAGTGCCGAAATAAGTCGGACATGTTATACTAAATAGACGCTATCTGTATAGTGAAGGAGGAGAAACAAAATGAAATTAATCGTTGATAGTGCTTGCGACTTATCGTTATCCTATTTGGAAGAACATAATGTTATTGTGGTACCATTATCTGTTATCGTGGACGATAAAGAATATATGGATATGTTCGAAATCAAAAACGACCAAATTTATGCACTAATTAAAGAAGGAAAACACCCACGTACGAGTCAAGTCCCTTTAGATAAATTTGATACCGCGTTTAGAAAGTTGGCTGCAGAAGGCGAGAGCGCCTTGTACATTGCCCTATCTTCTGACTTATCTGGAACCTATCAAGCGGCGGTATTAGCCGGCTCACAAGTAAGAGAAGAATATCCTGATTTTAATCTGCGGATTATTGATTCTCGTCAAGCTTCTTTAGGAATTGGGTTGATGGTTCGCGAAGCCATTCAAATGATAGAAGACGGCTTTGATGCAGAAGTTATTTCTGAACGTATTACATTTATGGCTGATAATGTAACTTCTATATTTACGGTTGAAGATTTAAACTACTTGGCTGAAGGTGGCCGTTTGTCCAAATCTAGTGCTTTTCTAGGCGGATTATTAAACATCCATCCTTTACTTGAAGTTGTGGATGGTAAACTGGAAGCACAAGAGAAATTCCGCGGTCGTAAACGCGTACTGAATCGTATGTATGATCGATTGAGCGAAGCAACTCATATGAACGAACAAACAGTTTTGATTGTTCATACGAACGATTTCGAGACAGTAAATGAAATGAAGAAACATATTGAAGCAGAATTTGGTCCTAAAGAGGTTATCGATTACCCAATCGGTGCGGTTATTGCCGCGCATACGGGAATTGGCACCCTGGGATTGTTCTTCATGAATCAGTATAAATAAGGAGAGTGTGGGAAAAAAGGCGTTTAGATCCGAATCACTGGAGCGAATAAGCACAGGATGGGCGAAGACCATCCGCGCATTATTTCAGTAGCACTGTGGGCTGAAGCCCAAGTGTATCATGTTTGTAAGCTGATAAAGCAGTAACAACCATGACAAAGCGGATGTCGGATCTGCCTTTTTGAGCACGTTTACGCCACTATATTCGTTAAATAAAAGCGGGGCCGGAAATACCACAATTTTGGTATTCACGGCCTCGCTTTATTATCTTTTTTGTGGAAATGGAACAATGTTTCCGCCAGTCGTTTTATCTGGAAAAGGCGGTCGATTTTTTTTACGCAACATCACACTTATTTTGATGTCCTCGTCGTCTAAATCTTCACTTTCAAAACGAGCAAAGAGAATTTCGTCATTGTCCATTAAGGCCGCAAGGATATTGTTATCATTGCGCGGAATATAGCCCAATATAAATCCGTCATCAAATGTCACCGCAATCGCATGCGGATCATAGGCGTTATCCGGCTCACGCACCAGTTGTAGAACTTTTCCTTTTTTGACGTTTTCTTCGACAGCCGTCAAATCAACAAAGTCAGTTCCAACAATTTTTGTTCCTAGTATCACAATGTCTGAAGCTACCTCTTGTTCAACCGGCGTTAAAAGCGGTAAGTACTTTATTTCTTTTTGAGTCCCTATTTCGGTATAAAGTAAACGCGAAATCAAGCGTTTATTTTTTTTATTTTCTTCTATCTCATTCAATGTTTCCAATGCTGTTAAAACTGTTTCATCATCTTCCCACTCGTCTGCATATTTACGCAATACAAGTAACGCATAGCGACGCAATTTTGGTTGATAATAATTTAGCAGCTTGATACACCATTCAATATCAAAGAAATCTTTTTCAATCATGTTTTTTACCAATGCTTCCAACCACATATTAATTTTCACCAAATCACTCGAATCCGGTTCGGTCTCTTCACTGAATAATAAAGGCAGTTCGAAAAGCTGCTCACTAACCAAACTGAACAGATAATCACTTGCATCCTGGAAATATATTTCCGGATAGTGAACGAGGAAGAAATCAAGTAAATTAAGACCTAATGGATTGCGCGTCAATAAAGAACCAAAATTACGAAAATTTGGTTTTAATTCTAGAAACTGTAAAGCGTTCACAACGAGATAGTCCGTTTCACCTGGATTTCGCATTTCTTTCAGCAACGTGTGCTCCCACTTCGGCTTATTCAAATAAACTTCGATGGTACGAATCAATTTCTCATAGCGATCAAAGCGGTAATTCCAATAGCTATTCAGCTTATCGGTAGCCTTCGTTTGTGAATCTAAATAGTGATAATCGTATTTCCAACTATCAATCACTTTTAGCCAGATGGTAACCAATGCAGCCTGGTCAATGAAGGTATTGGCAAATTCACGATTCTCAACTAACTTTTCCATAAACGTCAACGCTTCGCTTGCTAACGACTTTTGTTCAATCTGCTCTTGGTAAGCAATGATATACATAAAATCCTGATAATTCGCTGCATCAATTTCTGTTTCAAATAAGTAACGGCGAATATCGGTTTTTTGTAGGGCGACATTCACATAAATACTCGATAGCATCGTACTTTTTACACCGTGCTTCACAATCCACTGCTGTTGTTCCGTAGTGACAGGTTTCAGTTGGAACAAAGCGGCCAGACGACCGTAGCCTGCCGTGTGCTGAACGAGGTCAAATAAAATCTCATTTTGATGGAAATGCGCGTGGTGAATACTCTCTGATACGTAGATAGTAAAATCACTGTGATACCCCAAAACTTTGAATATTTTCAGCGTCAAATCATGGGGATAAAAGCCCAACAGGATAATACCGAGTTTCACCAACTCAGCTTGTTGGCTATTACGGGCTAAATTCATGCCAAAATCATGTAAGTCTATTTGGGTAAAGGCTCCCGTCTCAACGAGTACACGCAGCCGCTCACGCAATTCAATGAAGAACATACGAATCGGATGTTCGACGAGGAATTGTGCCAATTTTTCTTGTTCGCCCGTTCTCATCGCCTGTTCGAGTACGTCACAGCACTCACGCGCCATGTCTTCTTTTTGACTATAAGGAACGCCTTCGCTTAACAGGATAAATAAGGTATCCTCTCGACCTGCAGTTTCGATATCTTGAAAGACATACGGTAAAGCGGGATTTTCTTCACGCTGTTTTAATAATATATGATAGATACTCTCCTGATTAGCCATTTGCGACCCTCCTTTTGGATTGTTTCTCTCACTTGATGATAACATACATTCTTATTTTCCAAACACAAAAATCGCAGTCTAAACGGCTGCGATTTTCTGATTATAGGTGTGTATAAAAAGCAGCACGGGCTGAATTGCGGCGTGGTTCTATTAAGAGTACCAGAATAGCCGTCAGCAGCAGCACTACAAATATGCCTGCCAGAATCCATATAAATTCGATACCCATACACTGTTCAGGACCTTCAGATACGTTCAAACTGAAATAGAGCAAACCACCAAGCCAAAAGAGTAGCGGTAGCAAGGAAATCATAATATAGTAAAATTCCAAGCGGAAGAGACGCCATTTGTGACCTTGCATCAGCGCTTCACTTTTGGCCATTATTTCACGATTCGGTAATTCGGGCTC
This genomic interval from Jeotgalibaca porci contains the following:
- the atpH gene encoding ATP synthase F1 subunit delta, yielding MDQLENRYANALLELSEENGTLKEDVAQVARVRDALSERDVEQFLIHPHIANAKKQALLKTTFADQVSEQLMGLLFLMFDKQREQAIIPALNAFIDAANQKLGIVEARVVSAKELTEQELSHIHSILKKRLNKTVPIQTVVDPDVLGGFYILVDGQVFDGTLRTELLRMKERLKRGGAMDASKS
- a CDS encoding AtpZ/AtpI family protein gives rise to the protein MVKPDKEKKPTQTNQTAKALANFSQVGVTMAASVLIGVFLGKFLDNFFHTSPWLLLLFSFFGVGAAIKSLFNWSDEDKHKEEGDL
- a CDS encoding F0F1 ATP synthase subunit B family protein, producing the protein MNKLIILSTQAVPEGRVFGLDAQTLIQIGFQLFNGIVLAAVLTYLLYKPVKEFMEKRSDRIQNSRDEAEETMAKATALIAEYETKITEIEKERTEILEAARVEANDQRKVILEEAVQEADKMKQQSLAKIAGDKERLKEESRLHIIELSSVIAGKYLAENLDDKAQADYFEDMIAQLEESSWIS
- a CDS encoding diacylglycerol kinase yields the protein MRARIIYNPSSGREQITKYLLDILRIFEQAGYETSTYETTAEYLSASNEAKRAAQAGFDLIVAAGGDGTVSEVINGVAGLEKRPTIGIIPAGTTNDYARSLQIPRHDLLEAARFLVSQEAIPMDIGKTGNTYFMNIAAAGHLSDITYEAPVKMKALFGYLAYLIKGAEKLPRVKPIQMRVTYDGGIYEGEASMLFVTLTNTVGGVSPIDPGATIGDGTFTLFVIKTANILDILQLIGMLIRNGKHCDDPRVLYKHTSFVKAESLDGQRLMINLDGEYGGDAPIQFTNLHHHLRVIGNPMNYIDSVDAKEKKNEFVKALEDLDVK
- the atpB gene encoding F0F1 ATP synthase subunit A, yielding MLNIENYAIWNIFGIDIWITETIVNTWIIMLVLTLIALYTRSKLKKFKEIPAGFQNAIEAVIEMFDNFITNTLGKKLSYIAPWYFMVFMFVLFSALMSIFGLRAPTADWATTFALAFASFILMLGMGFKHQKGAYLKSFFDPHFIFFPLNLIGEIAKPVSLSFRLFGNMLSGTIILTLYYGLMPYFTQIGIPALLHAFFDIIFGALQTYIFVILSLMYVKGAAE
- the atpA gene encoding F0F1 ATP synthase subunit alpha, coding for MQVNPEEISRILKEEIKAYSNQMEFTEAGSVIQVGDGIAQVHGLKNAMSGELLEFADGTTGMALNLDSDSIGVVILGSDAGIKEGDPVKLTGRMAEVPVGDGMLGRVVNALGEPIDGKGAIAPDGYRKIESQAPSVIMRREVERPLETGTKAIDALVPIGKGQRELIIGDRETGKTAIGIDAIINQKGKDVYCVYVGIGQKTSTMARIIKTLQETGAMEYTTVVMSGASESAPLQYIAPYAGCAIAEEWMYKGKDVLVIYDDLSKHAVAYRTISLLLGRPPGREAYPGDIFYLHSRLLERAASMSEEYGGGTLTALPIVETQGGDISAYIPTNIISITDGQIYLEANLFNNGVRPAINPGLSVSRVGGSAQIPAMRKLAGPVRIEFAQYKELSVFSQFGSDLDQDTLDRLEHGKRIMEVLKQVQYRPMSIENQVLVFYALSNRHFADVEVNRVRQFQNDFLKYVTSRHPEIKAEIKKTGNVTDELAKEIDSIISTVKDQYNYS
- the atpE gene encoding ATP synthase F0 subunit C, with product MESLATVIGIVHIAAAIALLNGVLTTFGQAKIAAQAIESIGRQPEAADDIRSTMFVGLAMSETSGIYGLLIAIIMLFANPLIDTLVSLL
- a CDS encoding ATP synthase subunit I, whose protein sequence is MKVSPLAKRMIITIVGIAALFVVASFIYYRSLAFLPFLLGTLLGTGVSIWKVFVLERAVDRALGMDKKKAGNYVSLQQLFRLFVTGVVLFTGAVVPQVSLWGVAAGIIAFQLALYLEQLIYRRK